The following are encoded together in the Blattabacterium cuenoti BPAA genome:
- a CDS encoding pyruvate dehydrogenase complex E1 component subunit beta: MKEKSFREVITEAMSEEMRKDETVYLMGEEVAQYDGAYKASKGMLKEFGPKRVIDTPISELGFSGIGVGSAMNGCRPIIEFMTFNFSLVAMDQIINNAAKICYMSGGQWNIPIVFRGPTGSAGQLGATHSQSFESWYASCPGLKVVIPCNPYDAKGLLKSAIRDNNPVIFMESEQMYGDTMMIPDEEYILPIGKADIKKEGTDISLVSFGKIMKTALNVAFKLDKENISVEVIDIRTIRPLDYESILFSVKKTNRLVILEESWPFSSIASEVSFFIQKKAFDYLDAPINRITLLDTPAPYASNLVKTWFPDENKIINAIKKTLYLKI, translated from the coding sequence ATGAAAGAAAAGAGTTTTCGTGAAGTTATAACAGAAGCTATGAGTGAAGAAATGAGAAAAGATGAGACTGTTTATCTTATGGGCGAAGAAGTTGCTCAATATGATGGAGCTTACAAAGCTTCTAAAGGGATGCTAAAGGAATTTGGTCCAAAAAGAGTTATTGATACTCCTATATCAGAATTAGGATTTTCTGGAATCGGAGTCGGGTCTGCCATGAATGGATGTAGACCTATTATTGAGTTCATGACTTTTAATTTTTCTTTAGTTGCCATGGATCAAATTATTAATAATGCAGCAAAAATATGTTATATGAGTGGAGGACAATGGAATATCCCTATTGTTTTCAGAGGGCCCACTGGTTCTGCTGGACAATTAGGAGCTACACATTCTCAATCTTTCGAAAGTTGGTACGCAAGTTGTCCTGGATTAAAAGTCGTTATTCCATGTAATCCTTACGATGCAAAAGGTCTCTTAAAATCTGCGATTAGAGATAACAATCCCGTAATTTTTATGGAATCTGAACAAATGTATGGAGATACAATGATGATTCCAGATGAAGAATATATTCTACCTATTGGAAAAGCAGATATAAAAAAAGAAGGAACTGACATTAGTTTAGTCTCTTTTGGAAAAATCATGAAAACAGCTTTAAATGTGGCTTTTAAACTAGATAAAGAAAATATTAGTGTAGAGGTCATAGATATTCGGACTATACGTCCATTAGATTATGAATCTATCCTATTTTCTGTAAAAAAAACTAATCGTTTAGTAATTTTAGAAGAATCATGGCCTTTTTCATCTATCGCTTCTGAAGTTTCTTTTTTTATACAAAAAAAAGCATTTGATTATCTTGATGCTCCTATTAATAGAATCACTTTATTAGATACACCTGCTCCTTATGCTTCTAATTTAGTAAAAACTTGGTTTCCTGATGAAAATAAAATAATCAATGCTATAAAAAAAACTCTTTATTTAAAAATTTAA
- the metF gene encoding methylenetetrahydrofolate reductase [NAD(P)H]: MKVIEHIAKAKKSLFSFEILPPLRGRDIQDIFSTLDPLMEFCPPFIDVTYHREEFFYVKKENGLLQRKKISRRPGTVGICAAIMNKYGVDAVPHLICGGFSKQMTENALIDLNFLGIDNVLVLRGDPLKSEKSFIAPENGHKYAVELVKQVKNLNLGKYLDTTFVEKKEFPLFDFCIGVAGYPEKHLEAPNMESDLFFLKKKVEAGANYIVTQMFFDNKKFFSFVEKCRSEGISVPIIPGIKPISSQKQLNSLPSRFYLNIPNELVKEVEKAKNKKNVSHIGIEWAIHQSKELKNSGAEVIHYYTMDRPENIYKIVQAIY; the protein is encoded by the coding sequence ATGAAAGTGATAGAGCATATAGCTAAAGCAAAAAAAAGTTTATTTTCTTTTGAAATACTTCCTCCTTTGAGAGGACGTGATATTCAAGATATTTTTTCTACTTTAGATCCATTAATGGAATTTTGTCCTCCTTTTATTGATGTGACTTACCATCGTGAAGAATTTTTTTATGTAAAAAAAGAAAATGGACTCTTACAGAGAAAAAAAATTTCAAGACGTCCAGGAACCGTAGGTATTTGTGCTGCTATTATGAATAAATATGGAGTTGATGCAGTTCCTCATCTCATTTGTGGAGGGTTTAGTAAACAAATGACGGAAAATGCTTTGATAGATCTCAATTTTTTGGGAATAGATAACGTTTTAGTTTTGAGAGGAGATCCTCTAAAATCTGAAAAAAGTTTTATTGCGCCAGAAAATGGACATAAATATGCCGTAGAACTCGTAAAACAAGTTAAAAATTTAAACCTAGGAAAATATCTTGATACAACTTTTGTGGAAAAAAAAGAATTTCCATTATTTGATTTTTGTATTGGAGTCGCAGGATATCCAGAAAAGCATTTAGAAGCTCCAAATATGGAAAGTGATTTATTTTTTTTGAAAAAAAAAGTAGAAGCAGGAGCGAATTATATTGTCACTCAAATGTTTTTTGATAATAAAAAATTTTTTTCCTTTGTAGAAAAATGTAGATCAGAAGGAATTTCTGTTCCTATCATACCTGGAATAAAACCTATTTCTTCTCAAAAGCAATTAAACAGTCTTCCATCTCGTTTTTATTTAAATATTCCAAATGAATTAGTAAAAGAAGTAGAAAAAGCAAAAAATAAAAAAAATGTATCTCATATTGGAATTGAATGGGCGATTCATCAATCGAAAGAATTAAAAAATTCTGGAGCAGAAGTAATTCATTATTATACCATGGATAGACCAGAAAATATTTACAAAATTGTTCAAGCTATTTATTGA
- the serS gene encoding serine--tRNA ligase has translation MLQISFIRKNQEKVLLGLKKRNFKKLHLINEILILDEKKKTAQNILNKILEKENLISKKIGKIFNSYNDDSQIKSLREKSLLLKKERKSINIQLEKISKILEKKLNQIPNIPDEKINKNYEKNEILFQEGEIHCPIINPLPHWELSKKFCLFDSNLGTKICGSGFTVYMGKGAKLQRSLIQYFLDQNIQASYKEYSLPYLINEKSGYATGQIPDKENQMYFIEKNNFYLIPTGEIPIMNCYRDRILTDLDLPIKATTYTSCFRREAGSYGSKVRGLNRLHQFEKVEIIQITTPDSSSYFLKEMILHVKNILKSLNLPFRLVRLSAPDLGFSSSITYDFEVYSIAQKKWLEVSSISNCTNFQSHRLHLRYKTITGNIEFCHTLNGSALALPRIMAALLENNQTENKITIPKVLVPYTEFDHIK, from the coding sequence ATGCTTCAAATTTCTTTTATACGAAAAAATCAAGAAAAAGTTTTATTGGGATTAAAAAAACGGAATTTTAAAAAATTACATCTTATAAATGAAATATTAATTTTAGACGAAAAAAAAAAAACAGCTCAGAACATTCTCAATAAAATATTGGAAAAAGAAAATTTGATATCCAAAAAAATAGGTAAAATTTTCAATTCATATAATGATGATTCTCAAATCAAATCTTTGAGAGAAAAATCTCTTCTTCTCAAAAAAGAAAGAAAAAGTATCAATATTCAATTAGAAAAAATTTCTAAAATTTTAGAAAAAAAATTAAATCAGATACCTAATATTCCTGATGAAAAAATAAATAAAAATTATGAAAAAAATGAGATTCTTTTTCAGGAAGGAGAAATTCATTGTCCCATCATAAATCCTTTACCTCATTGGGAATTATCCAAAAAATTTTGTTTATTTGATTCAAATTTAGGTACAAAAATATGTGGTTCTGGTTTTACCGTTTATATGGGAAAAGGAGCAAAATTACAAAGAAGTTTAATTCAATATTTTTTAGATCAAAATATACAAGCTTCATACAAAGAATATAGTTTACCTTATCTTATTAATGAAAAATCTGGATATGCTACAGGACAAATTCCGGATAAAGAAAATCAAATGTATTTCATAGAAAAAAATAACTTCTATTTGATTCCAACTGGAGAAATTCCTATAATGAATTGTTATAGAGATAGAATCCTTACAGATTTAGATCTTCCTATTAAAGCCACAACTTATACTTCTTGTTTTAGAAGAGAAGCAGGTTCTTATGGATCAAAAGTTAGAGGATTGAATAGATTGCATCAATTTGAAAAAGTGGAAATTATTCAAATTACTACACCAGATTCTTCTTCTTATTTCTTGAAAGAAATGATTTTACATGTAAAAAATATTTTAAAATCTTTAAACTTACCCTTTCGTCTTGTTCGTTTAAGTGCTCCAGATCTTGGATTTTCTTCTTCTATAACTTATGATTTTGAAGTTTATTCTATAGCACAAAAAAAATGGTTAGAAGTCAGTTCTATATCAAATTGTACTAATTTTCAATCTCATAGATTACATCTTAGATATAAAACTATTACAGGAAACATAGAATTTTGTCATACTCTAAATGGTAGTGCTTTAGCTTTACCAAGAATTATGGCTGCTTTACTAGAAAATAATCAAACTGAAAATAAAATTACTATTCCCAAAGTTTTGGTTCCTTATACAGAATTTGATCATATTAAGTAA
- the rsmA gene encoding 16S rRNA (adenine(1518)-N(6)/adenine(1519)-N(6))-dimethyltransferase RsmA — MHDANHKLFLKKKFDQYFLKDHNIAKKIVNSLSFESYNTVVEIGPGLGILTQYLLTHNPYHHIFLIEIDEELISFLKKNFPISKNQIIHRDFLKWNPEEINLQNFAIIGNFPYNISSQILFHILRYNQYIPECIGMFQKEVAKRITSHQGKRTYGILSVLVQTFYDVKYLFTVREKVFFPIPNVQSAVISLKRKNENTNFNKSMLFQCVKIAFNQRRKKLKNSLQLFKHIPNFQKIPFLNKRAEELSVKEFLQLTKEIEIRK, encoded by the coding sequence TTGCATGATGCAAATCATAAACTTTTTTTGAAAAAAAAATTTGATCAATATTTTTTAAAAGACCATAATATAGCCAAAAAAATTGTAAATTCTCTTTCTTTTGAAAGTTACAATACAGTTGTAGAAATTGGTCCAGGTTTGGGGATTCTGACTCAATATTTATTGACTCATAATCCATATCATCATATTTTTTTAATAGAAATTGATGAAGAATTAATTTCTTTTTTAAAAAAAAATTTTCCAATTTCTAAAAATCAAATTATTCACAGAGATTTTTTAAAATGGAACCCTGAGGAAATCAATTTACAAAATTTTGCAATTATTGGTAATTTTCCTTATAATATTTCTTCTCAAATCTTATTTCATATATTGAGATATAATCAATACATTCCAGAATGTATTGGAATGTTTCAAAAAGAAGTAGCAAAACGGATCACATCGCATCAGGGTAAAAGAACTTATGGAATTTTATCCGTTTTAGTTCAAACATTTTATGATGTAAAATACCTTTTTACTGTAAGAGAAAAGGTATTTTTTCCTATTCCCAATGTACAATCTGCAGTAATTTCTTTAAAAAGAAAAAATGAAAACACCAACTTCAATAAAAGTATGTTGTTTCAATGCGTTAAAATTGCTTTTAATCAAAGAAGAAAAAAATTAAAAAATTCTTTACAGTTATTTAAACATATTCCAAATTTTCAAAAAATCCCATTTTTAAACAAAAGAGCAGAAGAATTATCTGTAAAAGAGTTTCTTCAATTAACAAAAGAAATAGAAATTAGGAAATGA
- a CDS encoding bifunctional 5,10-methylenetetrahydrofolate dehydrogenase/5,10-methenyltetrahydrofolate cyclohydrolase has translation MTQLLDGNLLAKEIKNEICKIIEKKILNKNKRVPHLGIILTGNNSSSITYVNNKIKECKNIGIKSSLIHLPINTSEKELLEKIKGMNQNPYIDGFIVQLPLEKHLDQDKIILSINPKKDVDGFHPENFGKMALDIKAFFPATALGILTLLEKYKIQISGKYTVIIGRSRIVGRPISILMSRKNNPGNSTVTLTHSKTPNIEFYTKQADIIIVAVGIPGFLKGKMIKKGSIVIDVGIHNHEKKILGDVDFYSVYGKASYLTPVPGGIGPMTRVMLLKNTLIAALNNR, from the coding sequence ATTACTCAATTATTAGATGGAAATTTATTGGCTAAAGAAATAAAGAATGAAATATGCAAGATTATAGAGAAAAAAATATTAAACAAAAACAAACGTGTTCCTCATCTTGGTATTATTTTAACAGGAAATAATAGTTCTAGCATAACATATGTTAATAACAAAATTAAAGAGTGCAAAAATATTGGAATCAAATCTTCTTTGATTCATTTACCTATAAATACTTCAGAAAAAGAATTATTAGAAAAAATAAAAGGAATGAATCAAAATCCATATATTGATGGTTTTATTGTGCAATTACCTCTAGAAAAACACTTGGATCAAGATAAAATAATTTTATCTATCAACCCTAAAAAAGATGTGGATGGATTTCATCCTGAAAATTTTGGAAAAATGGCTTTAGATATAAAAGCTTTTTTTCCTGCTACTGCATTAGGAATATTAACTCTTTTGGAAAAATATAAAATTCAGATATCTGGAAAATATACTGTGATAATTGGAAGAAGTAGAATAGTAGGAAGACCAATTAGCATACTCATGAGTAGAAAAAATAATCCTGGAAATAGTACGGTAACACTTACTCATAGTAAAACTCCAAATATAGAATTTTATACTAAACAAGCTGATATTATTATAGTCGCAGTAGGAATTCCAGGATTTCTTAAAGGAAAAATGATTAAAAAAGGATCCATAGTTATAGATGTAGGAATCCATAATCATGAAAAAAAAATACTAGGAGATGTTGATTTCTATAGTGTTTATGGAAAGGCTTCTTATCTGACCCCTGTTCCAGGAGGCATAGGCCCTATGACTCGTGTTATGTTACTCAAAAATACTTTAATAGCAGCATTAAATAACAGATAA
- a CDS encoding 7-carboxy-7-deazaguanine synthase QueE has product MNEKISYPIKESFYSIQGEGHYYGIAAYFIRFGGCNIKCDWCDTKESWNIKQKDFLPIHKIIANVVNNNHQIKTVVITGGEPTMWNLSPLIKKLKKKGYRIHIETSGSYPIKEKYVDWITISPKKIKLPIRENYKKINELKIVISDENDFSFAEEQAAYIETTNCFLFLQPEWNNTFNILPKIISYIKKNPKWRISLQIHKMLNIP; this is encoded by the coding sequence ATGAATGAAAAAATCAGTTATCCTATAAAAGAATCATTTTATTCTATTCAAGGAGAAGGTCATTATTATGGAATAGCTGCATATTTCATTCGTTTCGGGGGATGTAATATAAAATGTGATTGGTGTGATACAAAAGAAAGTTGGAATATAAAACAAAAAGATTTCCTTCCAATTCATAAAATTATTGCTAATGTTGTTAACAACAATCATCAAATCAAAACTGTTGTAATTACTGGAGGGGAACCTACAATGTGGAATTTATCTCCTTTAATTAAAAAACTTAAAAAGAAAGGATATCGGATTCATATTGAAACTTCGGGATCTTATCCTATAAAAGAAAAATATGTGGATTGGATTACAATTTCTCCTAAAAAAATAAAACTTCCTATACGAGAAAATTATAAAAAAATTAATGAATTAAAAATTGTGATTTCGGATGAAAATGACTTTTCCTTTGCGGAAGAACAAGCTGCTTATATTGAAACTACTAATTGTTTTTTGTTTCTGCAACCAGAATGGAATAACACTTTCAATATTCTTCCAAAAATAATTTCTTACATTAAAAAAAATCCTAAATGGAGAATTTCTCTTCAAATTCATAAAATGTTAAATATCCCTTAA
- the hisIE gene encoding bifunctional phosphoribosyl-AMP cyclohydrolase/phosphoribosyl-ATP diphosphatase HisIE, translating to MINFKKGLIPVIVQDSKTDKVLMLGYMNQEAYKKSIDEKKVTFYSRSKKRLWTKGEISKNYLFIKDILVDCDEDTLLIKAEPAGPTCHKGSDTCWKEINNKNFLFHLENIISDKIKKKQENSYIYQLLKKGVNRISQKLGEEAVELIIESKDNNKNLFLNESADLLFHYLILLKEKGFKIQDVINILENRHSKS from the coding sequence ATGATAAATTTTAAAAAAGGGTTGATTCCCGTGATTGTTCAAGATTCAAAAACAGATAAGGTATTAATGCTGGGTTATATGAATCAAGAAGCTTATAAAAAGAGCATTGATGAAAAAAAAGTTACTTTTTATAGCAGATCTAAAAAAAGATTATGGACTAAAGGAGAAATTAGTAAAAATTATCTTTTTATCAAAGATATATTAGTAGATTGTGACGAAGATACATTATTAATTAAAGCAGAACCAGCAGGGCCTACTTGTCATAAAGGATCGGATACGTGTTGGAAAGAAATAAACAATAAAAATTTTCTATTTCATTTGGAAAATATAATATCGGATAAAATTAAAAAAAAACAAGAAAATTCTTATATATATCAATTATTAAAAAAAGGAGTCAATAGAATCTCACAAAAATTAGGAGAAGAAGCAGTGGAACTAATCATTGAATCTAAAGATAATAATAAAAATTTATTTTTAAATGAATCTGCAGATTTACTTTTTCATTATCTTATTCTTTTGAAAGAAAAAGGATTCAAAATACAAGACGTTATTAATATTCTGGAGAATAGACATTCAAAATCTTAA
- the hisF gene encoding imidazole glycerol phosphate synthase subunit HisF, with translation MLAKRIIPCLDIKNGRTVKGINFKHLKDAGDPIQLVCWYTKQGADELVFLDITATNEKRKTLISLVKEISRHINIPFTVGGGIREERDVDLLLNAGADKISINTAAFKNPNLLENFSKRFGSQCIVLAIDTKYELNEWWVYLNGGRISTQTKTLDWAKEGTNRGAGEILLTSMNHDGTKNGFALDITRKISQNISTPVIASGGAGKLEDFYKIFEKGKADAALAASIFHYKEIEIPKLKYYLNQLHIPVRITVKNTNG, from the coding sequence ATGTTAGCTAAACGTATCATACCTTGTTTAGATATTAAAAATGGAAGAACAGTAAAAGGAATAAATTTTAAACATTTAAAAGATGCTGGAGATCCAATACAATTAGTTTGTTGGTATACAAAACAAGGAGCAGATGAATTAGTATTTTTGGATATTACAGCGACAAATGAAAAACGTAAAACATTAATTAGCTTAGTTAAAGAAATTTCCCGTCATATTAATATCCCTTTTACGGTTGGTGGAGGAATTAGGGAGGAAAGAGATGTTGACCTATTGTTAAATGCAGGAGCAGATAAAATATCGATCAACACGGCTGCTTTTAAAAATCCGAATCTTTTAGAAAATTTTTCTAAACGATTTGGAAGTCAATGTATTGTTTTAGCTATTGATACTAAATATGAATTGAATGAATGGTGGGTATATTTAAATGGAGGAAGAATTTCAACTCAAACTAAAACCCTAGATTGGGCTAAGGAAGGAACTAATAGAGGAGCAGGAGAGATATTATTAACTTCAATGAATCATGATGGAACAAAAAATGGATTTGCATTAGATATCACTAGAAAAATATCCCAAAATATTTCTACACCGGTTATTGCTTCAGGTGGAGCTGGAAAATTAGAAGATTTTTATAAAATTTTTGAAAAAGGAAAAGCTGACGCCGCTTTAGCCGCAAGTATATTCCATTATAAAGAAATAGAGATTCCAAAATTAAAATATTATTTAAATCAACTTCACATACCTGTAAGAATTACAGTAAAAAATACAAACGGATAA
- the hisA gene encoding 1-(5-phosphoribosyl)-5-[(5-phosphoribosylamino)methylideneamino]imidazole-4-carboxamide isomerase produces the protein MDIIVAIDLIDGKCVRLIQGDFKRKKIYNKDPLEVALLLENHGISRLHLVDLDGAKKRKVVHWKILEKIARNTRLIIDFGGGIHSEEDIHTVFENGGHMVTVGSIAVQKPFLFKKWIDTYGGDKILLGVDVKNNKIASHGWTKFSDYPFFDFLQEKSNHGVKKIFCTDISKDGVLSGPSFLLYEKILEKFPNIEFIASGGIRNMDDVYKLFNLGCSGVIIGKAIYENKISLSNLKNWKKKRNNNN, from the coding sequence ATGGATATTATAGTAGCTATAGATTTAATTGACGGTAAATGTGTCCGATTAATACAAGGTGATTTTAAAAGAAAAAAAATTTATAATAAAGACCCATTAGAAGTCGCTCTTTTATTGGAAAATCATGGAATATCTAGACTTCATTTAGTAGATCTAGATGGAGCAAAAAAAAGAAAAGTAGTTCATTGGAAAATTTTAGAAAAAATAGCGAGAAATACACGTTTAATTATAGATTTTGGAGGAGGTATTCATTCTGAAGAAGATATTCATACTGTGTTTGAAAACGGGGGTCATATGGTTACTGTGGGAAGTATTGCTGTTCAAAAGCCTTTTCTTTTCAAAAAATGGATTGATACTTATGGGGGTGATAAGATCTTATTAGGAGTAGACGTTAAAAACAATAAAATAGCATCCCATGGATGGACTAAATTTAGTGATTATCCATTTTTTGATTTTTTACAAGAAAAAAGTAATCATGGAGTTAAAAAAATTTTTTGTACAGATATATCTAAAGATGGAGTTTTATCAGGCCCTTCTTTTCTTTTGTATGAAAAAATTCTTGAAAAGTTTCCAAATATTGAATTCATAGCAAGTGGAGGAATTAGGAATATGGATGATGTATACAAATTATTTAATTTAGGTTGTAGTGGAGTCATTATTGGAAAAGCTATATATGAAAATAAAATATCATTATCCAATCTTAAAAATTGGAAAAAAAAAAGGAATAATAACAATTAA
- the hisH gene encoding imidazole glycerol phosphate synthase subunit HisH codes for MKTIIIKYPAGNVQSVLFSLERIGIQAKVTDSKESIQNAEKIILPGVGEANCAMKYLKEKKLDLLLSELKQPVLGICLGMQLLCKFSEESSTPCIGIFDLFVKKFQSIDRNEKIPQIGWNTIQKLKGPLFENIPNGSYQYFVHSYYVPLGKYTTAKTEYIVPYSAALQKNNFYAVQFHPEKSSYVGHKILENFIRL; via the coding sequence ATGAAAACGATTATCATAAAATATCCTGCAGGAAATGTACAATCGGTTCTTTTTTCTCTAGAGAGAATAGGAATACAAGCTAAGGTAACAGATTCTAAAGAATCGATTCAAAATGCAGAAAAAATTATTTTGCCTGGTGTTGGAGAAGCAAATTGTGCTATGAAATATTTAAAAGAAAAAAAATTGGATTTACTTTTATCTGAATTAAAACAACCTGTGTTAGGGATATGTTTAGGCATGCAATTACTTTGTAAGTTTTCAGAAGAAAGCAGTACTCCATGCATAGGAATCTTTGATTTGTTTGTCAAAAAATTTCAATCTATCGATAGAAATGAAAAAATTCCTCAAATAGGTTGGAACACAATACAAAAACTGAAAGGACCTTTATTTGAAAATATACCAAATGGGAGTTATCAATATTTTGTTCATAGTTATTATGTTCCTTTAGGAAAATACACAACAGCAAAAACGGAATATATAGTTCCTTACAGTGCTGCACTACAAAAAAATAATTTTTATGCTGTACAATTTCATCCCGAAAAATCTTCTTATGTAGGACATAAAATATTAGAAAATTTCATTCGATTATAA
- the hisB gene encoding bifunctional histidinol-phosphatase/imidazoleglycerol-phosphate dehydratase HisB: MKKILFIDRDGTLIQENPPTYQIDSIDKIRFYPKVIFFLSKIVQELNYDLVMITNQDGLGTDQFPDKIFWPIHNHILNILKTEGIHFTSVHIDRTFPEEKSPNRKPGIGMLTNYLKSDCYNIPKSFVIGDRLTDVLLAKNLGCQSIWIKNNHHYQNLTKEEKDYYSSIEERDLKKTILLKTDSWKEIYEYLSSITTKKFIHQRTTLETNVKITISIYGKGKSHIQTGLGFFDHLLQQIAFHSSIDLNIQTKGDLHVDDHHTIEDIGITLGESFYQALENKIGIERYGFYSLPMDESLSTIALDLGGRSQLIWKVNFFREKIGNISTEMFFHFFQSFSLSAKCNLHIHAIGKNDHHKIESIFKCFGRAMKMAIQKNFSTEIPSTKGIL, from the coding sequence ATGAAAAAAATATTGTTTATTGATAGAGATGGAACTCTAATACAAGAAAATCCTCCTACTTATCAAATTGATTCTATTGATAAAATTCGTTTTTATCCCAAAGTAATATTTTTTTTGTCAAAAATCGTGCAAGAATTGAATTACGATTTAGTTATGATAACTAATCAAGATGGTTTAGGAACAGATCAATTTCCTGATAAAATTTTTTGGCCTATACATAATCATATATTAAATATTTTAAAAACTGAAGGTATTCATTTTACTTCTGTTCATATAGATAGAACTTTTCCAGAAGAAAAATCACCAAACAGAAAACCTGGTATCGGAATGCTTACAAATTATTTAAAATCTGATTGTTACAATATTCCCAAATCTTTTGTAATTGGAGATAGATTAACAGATGTTTTGTTAGCTAAAAATTTAGGATGTCAGTCTATATGGATTAAAAATAATCATCATTATCAGAATTTAACAAAAGAAGAAAAAGATTACTATTCTAGTATAGAAGAAAGAGATCTTAAAAAAACAATATTGTTAAAAACGGACAGTTGGAAAGAAATTTATGAATATTTATCATCTATCACAACTAAAAAATTTATTCATCAACGAACAACATTAGAAACAAATGTTAAAATTACTATTTCTATTTATGGAAAGGGAAAATCTCATATTCAAACAGGACTGGGTTTTTTTGATCATCTTCTACAACAAATAGCATTTCATAGTTCTATAGATTTGAATATTCAAACAAAAGGAGACCTTCATGTAGATGATCATCATACTATAGAGGACATCGGAATTACTTTAGGAGAAAGTTTTTATCAAGCTTTGGAAAATAAAATAGGAATAGAACGTTATGGATTTTATTCTCTTCCTATGGACGAAAGTTTATCTACCATTGCATTAGATCTTGGAGGGAGAAGTCAGTTGATCTGGAAGGTCAATTTTTTCAGAGAAAAAATAGGAAACATTTCCACTGAAATGTTTTTTCATTTTTTTCAATCCTTTTCTTTATCGGCCAAATGTAATTTACATATTCATGCTATAGGAAAAAATGATCATCATAAAATAGAATCTATTTTTAAATGTTTTGGAAGAGCTATGAAAATGGCAATACAAAAAAACTTTTCTACTGAAATACCTAGTACGAAAGGAATATTGTAA